In Helianthus annuus cultivar XRQ/B chromosome 9, HanXRQr2.0-SUNRISE, whole genome shotgun sequence, the following are encoded in one genomic region:
- the LOC110919031 gene encoding ethylene-responsive transcription factor RAP2-2 — MNIPQTNDINSIMVAALRQVITGGNDGFVIEQSLQEQEVCRHCGMRTPDCLGCEFFHYGGSGEERRRRKNEYRGVSLRPSGKWAAEIMVPGKERKWLGTFATVEEAARAYDIANLRYRGKSAKTNFPVEEYPEIQPEESGDVKEEVLKKRRKKELRG, encoded by the coding sequence ATGAATATCCCACAAACCAATGACATCAACTCCATCATGGTTGCTGCACTCAGACAAGTAATAACCGGCGGCAACGACGGTTTTGTGATTGAACAGAGTCTGCAGGAGCAAGAAGTATGCCGCCACTGTGGAATGCGAACTCCAGACTGTTTAGGGTGTGAGTTTTTTCACTATGGTGGCAGCGGAGAAGAGAGGAGAAGACGAAAGAATGAGTATAGAGGGGTTAGTTTACGGCCATCGGGAAAATGGGCAGCGGAGATAATGGTTCCCGGGAAAGAGCGAAAGTGGCTGGGGACTTTCGCGACGGTGGAAGAGGCGGCGAGAGCTTACGACATTGCGAACCTCCGGTATCGAGGAAAGTCTGCGAAGACGAACTTTCCGGTGGAGGAGTACCCGGAGATTCAACCGGAAGAAAGTGGTGATGTGAAAGAAGAAGTTTTAAAGAAAAGACGAAAAAAGGAGTTGAGAGGATAA